The window CGAGACGAAGCTCCTCGCCGAGAAGGAGCGCACCTACCCCGAGAAGTGGTGGGACAAGCGCGTCCCCAGCTTCGGGGCTCTCCTCGTGCTCCTGGGCGTGCGGGGCGAACTCCCCCAGCTCGCGCACCACACCCTGGTGTTCACCGAGGACTGGCGATCGAACTTCGAGGCGATCTTCGGCAAGGACACCCGCATTCCCGACCCGGCCTCGCTCTACGTCTGCCGCCCCAGCGCGACGGACACGGGTGTGGCCCCGGAGGGGTTCGAGAATCTGTTCGTGCTCGTGCCCGTCCCCTCCGACCCCTCGCTGGGGCACGGGGGCGTCGACGGTGACGGCGACGCCCTCATCGAGGCGGCCGCCGACCAGGTCATCGCGCAGATCGCCGAGACCTGCGGCATCCCCGACCTCGCCGAGCGCATCGTGGTGCGGCGCACCATCTCGCCCGGCGACTTCGAAGCCGACCTGCACACCTGGCGCGGCAACGCTCTCGGCCTCGCGCACACGCTGAACCAGAGCGCCATGTTCCGCCCGAAGAACGCCTCCCGTCGCGTGGCGGGGCTGTCGTACGCCGGCGGATCAGCGCTGCCCGGGATCGGCCTGCCGATGTGCCTCATCTCGGCCGAACTCGTGGTCAAGCGCCTCCGTGGCGACTCCTCGCCCGGGCCGCTGCCCGAACCTGCCCGCTCGGCGGTGTGACCGCGTGCCAGGGCTGTACCTCCTCGCGATCCTGCTCTCGTTCGGCGGCATCGCCGCGATCGACGCGCGCTGGCGACTCGTGGTGCGCGATGCGCCGATCCGCACCGCGATCACCGTCGTCGTCGGCACGCTCTTCTTCGTCGTATGGGATCTCGTGGGCATCGCCACCGGCGTCTTCGTCAAGGGAGACAGCCCGCTGCTGATCGGTGTCGAGCTTGCTCCGCACCTCCCGCTCGAGGAGCCCGTCTTCCTCGCCTTCCTCTGTTACCTCGCGCTGGTCGCCTGGGCGGCGGCGGAACGGATGCTGCGCCGCCGGCGCGCGCGGACGGAGCACTCGTGACGTATCCGCTGATGATCCTGCCGTTCGTCGCACTCACGATCGTGGTCACGGGAGTAAGCGCTGTGCGTCCCGGATTCGGCCGGCGTATCGCCGCATCCGCCCTCGGCGCGGTCGTGCTCGTCGTATTGACAGCCATCTTCGACAACGTCATGATCGCCCTCGACCTGTTCACCTATCCCCCCGAGCACCTCAGCGGGCTCCGCATCGGGCTCGCCCCGCTGGAGGACTTCTCCTACCCCGTGTGCGCGGCCTTCCTGATCCCCGCCGTGTTCGCCCTCATCTCCCGCCGGAAGGACTCCGCGTGACCTCCCCCGCCCTCACCCCCGCGCGGGTGGTGCGCGAGCTGTTCGTCTCCTCGCGTCCGGTCAGCTGGATCAACACCGCCTATCCGTTCGCCGCCGCATACCTGCTGGCCGTTCGGGAGATCGATCTCACCCTCGCGATCGGCACGCTCTTCTTCCTCGTGCCGTACAACCTCGCGATGTACGGCGTGAACGACGTCTTCGACTACGAGTCGGATCTGCGCAACCCGCGCAAGGGCGGTGCCCACGGAGCGGTGCTCGATCGACGAATGCATCGCATCACGCTGTGGGCGGCGGCGCTGTCTTGCCTGCCGTTCGTCGTGTACCTCGTCGCCGTCGGATCCCCGCTGTCGTGGCTCGTGCTCGCCGCGAGCCTCTTCTTCGTCGTCTTCTACTCGGCGCCGCCTCTGCGCCTCAAGGAGCGGCCGTTCGCCGACTCGGTGACCAGCAGCATCCACTTCTTCTCCCCCGCCGTCTACGGCCTCGTCCTCGCGGGCGCGACGTGGACCTGGCAACTCGCGGCCATCATCGTCGCCTTCGCCCTGTGGGGCATCGCCTCCCATGCGTTCGGCGCCGTGCAGGACGTCGTGGCCGACCGCGCGGCCGACATCTCCTCGATCGCGACGTCTCGCGGCGCGCGGTGGACCGTGCGCTTCGCGATCGGATGCTACGCGGCCTCCGGCGTCGTGATGCTCGCCTCGGCGTGGCCCGGTCCTCTCGCGGCCCTGCTCGTCGTTCCCTACCTCGTGGTCGTCTGGCCGTTCCGCAGCGTCACCGACGACACCGCGGAAACGGCCACGCGCGGCTGGCGGCGCTTCCTCTGGGTGAACCAGCTCGCCGGCTTCGGCGCGACGCTGCTGCTCATCTGGTGGGCCCTCCTCCCGGCCTGACCCTCCGCCCGCCGCACCCGCCGCGCCCGCCGCACCCACCGCGCCCGCCGCACCCACCGCGCCCGCCGCATGCACCGCGCCCGCCGCATGCACCGCGCCCGCCGCGCCCGCCGCGCCCGCCGCGCCCGCGAGACTCCATCGTGGCTGCGAGACTGCCCGCGTCGCCCGCAGTCTAGTAGCCCGGATGAAGTCTCGCGGTCGTGAGGGGTACGGGGGCCCGGGGGTACGAACGACGAAGGCCCCGCCCCCGATCGCATCGGGGGCGGGGCCTTCTCGAGGATCAGCCCTGGTCGCCGAGCTCGATCAGGCGCTCGACGGCTGCCGTCAGCCGCTCGTCGGCCTCGCCGAACGCGGTCAGGTCACCGGCGCGCAGCGCGGTGTCGCGGTCGAGCATGGCCTGCTGGGCCTGCTGGAGGGCCGTCTGGTAATCGGACGACGGGGTCGTGGGCGTCGTCGGCTCGGGCGACGACGTCTCGCCCGGGCTCGGCGTCGGCGACGGCGTCGCTTCGCCCTCGGGCGTGGTCGGCGTCACTTCCTCGTCGCCGGTGTCGGCGCCGGAGTCGCCGCCGAAGAGTACGTCGAGCGCTTCGCTCAGCGTGTCTTCGAACGCGATCTGATCACCGAACGCCACCAGCACACGACGCAGCTGCGGCAGCTGCGTTCCCGCCGACGACTGCACGAACACGGGCTGCACGTAGAGCAGACCGCCGCCCACGGGGAGCGTCAGCAGGTTTCCGCTGAGCACCTCGGACTGTCCCTGCGACAGGATGTTGATCTGCGACGAGACCGCCGTGTCGGAGTTGAACGTGTTCTGCACCTGACCGGGTCCGGGCACCGTGGTGGCCGAATCGATCTCCAGGAGCCGCAGCTTGCCGTAGTCGTCGGACTTCACTCCCGCCTGGTTGCCGGCGTTGGCGTCGACGGCGAGATAGCCCGTCAGCACGTTGCGCGCGTTGCCCTGCGAGGCCGGGATGAAGCTCGAGAACATCGAGAACGTCGGCTCCTCCTGACCGGGCATCTGCATCGTCAGGTAGTACGGCGGCTGGAACCGGGTCTCGTTCTGCGGGTCGTCGGGCGTCGCCCAACGGTTGTCCTGCTGGTAGAACGAGCCGGCGTCGTCGACGTGGTAGATCCCGAGCTTCTCGCGCTGCACCTTGAACAGATCCGTCGGGTAGCGCACGTGGCTCATCAGGTCGGCCGACATCTCCGAGATGGGCTGCACCGTGGTGGGGTAGACCTTCTGCCATGCCTGCAGGAGCGGGTCTTCCTCGTCCCAGGCGTACAGGGTCACGGAGCCGTCGTAGGCGTCGACGGTGGCCTTGACCGAGTTGCGGATGTAATTGATGTTGTCGAGCGCGAAGCGCGGCTGCGTGTTGTTCGTGTCGGCGATGGCCTGCGACAGGCTGACGCTGCTCGAGTACGGGTAGCTCGCGCTGGTCGTGTACGCGTCGACGACCCACTTGATGCGACCGTCGACCACCGTGGGGTACGGGTCGCTGTCGAGGGTCAGGTAGGGCGCCACCTTGCTGATGCGCTCGAGCGGGCTGCGGTCGTACAGGATCTGCGAGTCGGCGTTCACCGAGTCGGAGAAGAGGATCTGCTCCGACTGGAACTTGAGGGCGTAGATGAGGCGGCTGAAGACGCTGCCGACGCTCGGGCCGCCGTCGCCGTCGAACGTCGTCCGCGTGACGTTGCCGCTCTCGGCGCCGATGGGGTAATCGAGCTCGACGGGGTCGGTGTCGGCCGGCGCGCCGACGATCGAGTACTCGGGCGACTGCTCGCCGAAGTAGACGCGGGGCTGGAAGTCCTCCTGGTCGCTGAGGAACCCGGTGGCCGGGATGCCCTGCTCGAGGAAGACGGGGTCGCCGTCGGTCGTGCGCTCGTTACCGGCGAGGGCGACCATTCCGTAGCCGTGCGTGTAGACGGTCGTCGTGTTCTGCCACGAGGCCGCCTCGCCGAGCTGAGTCATGTCGAGCTCGCGGACGCCGACGACGGTGTCCTGCATCTGACCGTCGATCTCGTACCGGTCGACGTCGAGCACACCGGGGAACTGGTAGTAGGCGCGGTACTGCTCGAGCTGACGGACGGTCGGACCGATGATCGCGGGGTCCATGATGCGGATCTGCGCGGTGGTCGCCGCATCCTCGCGCAGCTGCCCGGCCTCGGCGGTCGTCTCGGTCTGGAAGTTCTGCTTCTCGAGACCGTCGATGCCGTACGCCT is drawn from Microbacterium hatanonis and contains these coding sequences:
- a CDS encoding lycopene cyclase domain-containing protein produces the protein MPGLYLLAILLSFGGIAAIDARWRLVVRDAPIRTAITVVVGTLFFVVWDLVGIATGVFVKGDSPLLIGVELAPHLPLEEPVFLAFLCYLALVAWAAAERMLRRRRARTEHS
- a CDS encoding lycopene cyclase domain-containing protein translates to MTYPLMILPFVALTIVVTGVSAVRPGFGRRIAASALGAVVLVVLTAIFDNVMIALDLFTYPPEHLSGLRIGLAPLEDFSYPVCAAFLIPAVFALISRRKDSA
- a CDS encoding prenyltransferase, coding for MTSPALTPARVVRELFVSSRPVSWINTAYPFAAAYLLAVREIDLTLAIGTLFFLVPYNLAMYGVNDVFDYESDLRNPRKGGAHGAVLDRRMHRITLWAAALSCLPFVVYLVAVGSPLSWLVLAASLFFVVFYSAPPLRLKERPFADSVTSSIHFFSPAVYGLVLAGATWTWQLAAIIVAFALWGIASHAFGAVQDVVADRAADISSIATSRGARWTVRFAIGCYAASGVVMLASAWPGPLAALLVVPYLVVVWPFRSVTDDTAETATRGWRRFLWVNQLAGFGATLLLIWWALLPA
- a CDS encoding UPF0182 family protein — encoded protein: MTTTSTPNQATPNRSRRIIAISLAIIAALVVGFFVFANLYADWLWFDQLGFLGVLTTQWLGRVVMFVVGFLAMAVPVWVAIQLAYRLRPVYARLSSQLDRYQEVVEPLRRLAMWGIPVFFGFFAGFAASSQWEITWLWFNGVATTVTDPQFGLDTGFYLFAMPFYGAALGFASAVILICLLVTAVVSYLYGSVRVGQRELRISKAARIQLAVLAGLYLLVQAASLWLDRYRSLIEANDRITGPGYVGSQIVIPGQTILAIIAVLVAVLFFVTAVIGRWRFPLIATALLVVSGLVIGVAVPWVINTVQVRPNQLALESQYYQRNIDMTKQAYGIDGLEKQNFQTETTAEAGQLREDAATTAQIRIMDPAIIGPTVRQLEQYRAYYQFPGVLDVDRYEIDGQMQDTVVGVRELDMTQLGEAASWQNTTTVYTHGYGMVALAGNERTTDGDPVFLEQGIPATGFLSDQEDFQPRVYFGEQSPEYSIVGAPADTDPVELDYPIGAESGNVTRTTFDGDGGPSVGSVFSRLIYALKFQSEQILFSDSVNADSQILYDRSPLERISKVAPYLTLDSDPYPTVVDGRIKWVVDAYTTSASYPYSSSVSLSQAIADTNNTQPRFALDNINYIRNSVKATVDAYDGSVTLYAWDEEDPLLQAWQKVYPTTVQPISEMSADLMSHVRYPTDLFKVQREKLGIYHVDDAGSFYQQDNRWATPDDPQNETRFQPPYYLTMQMPGQEEPTFSMFSSFIPASQGNARNVLTGYLAVDANAGNQAGVKSDDYGKLRLLEIDSATTVPGPGQVQNTFNSDTAVSSQINILSQGQSEVLSGNLLTLPVGGGLLYVQPVFVQSSAGTQLPQLRRVLVAFGDQIAFEDTLSEALDVLFGGDSGADTGDEEVTPTTPEGEATPSPTPSPGETSSPEPTTPTTPSSDYQTALQQAQQAMLDRDTALRAGDLTAFGEADERLTAAVERLIELGDQG